The following coding sequences lie in one Rhizobium sp. ZPR4 genomic window:
- a CDS encoding proline racemase family protein → MRFDKSLELLLVHCQGELGHVLVDGAPDIPGATMLDKMNHINTVDDSLRRFVTFEPRANVAMSVNLLVAPTRADADAGFIVLQADRAHPMSGSNCICVVTALLESGRISMREPETVVRLDTPAGLIVARAWCESGRCVGVSLDNVPSFAELLDHDVETPVWGRIKIDVAFGGVYYALVDANQIGLKIEPGNARALAEAGIELKRLVGEQIKVAHPTLPGITEIAYVMFRDMETDGAVRTCTTLQPGRVDRSPCGTGSSANLAALYARGVVSVGDIRTSRSIIGGEFKAEVIGETQVGGRKAILPRITGRGYVYGRSQLRLSENDPFAAGFALSDTWGPQVDLLR, encoded by the coding sequence ATGCGTTTCGACAAATCTCTCGAATTGCTGCTCGTTCACTGCCAGGGCGAGCTTGGCCACGTCCTCGTTGACGGTGCTCCGGACATTCCCGGTGCAACGATGCTCGACAAGATGAACCACATCAATACGGTCGACGATAGCCTCAGGCGTTTCGTCACTTTCGAGCCGCGCGCCAATGTCGCCATGTCCGTCAACCTGCTCGTCGCTCCGACGCGCGCTGACGCCGATGCCGGATTCATTGTGCTGCAGGCCGACCGTGCGCATCCCATGTCGGGCAGCAACTGCATCTGTGTGGTCACGGCTCTTCTGGAAAGCGGCCGTATATCGATGCGCGAGCCGGAGACCGTGGTTCGGCTGGACACCCCGGCCGGTCTGATCGTCGCCCGCGCATGGTGCGAGAGCGGCCGCTGTGTCGGCGTGAGCCTCGACAATGTGCCAAGTTTCGCGGAATTGCTCGACCACGACGTCGAAACGCCTGTCTGGGGACGGATCAAGATCGATGTCGCCTTCGGCGGCGTTTACTATGCGCTGGTCGATGCGAACCAGATCGGGCTCAAAATAGAACCGGGAAATGCGCGCGCGCTGGCTGAAGCCGGCATCGAGCTGAAGCGCCTGGTGGGGGAGCAGATCAAGGTCGCTCACCCGACGCTGCCGGGCATCACCGAAATTGCCTATGTCATGTTCCGTGACATGGAGACGGATGGGGCAGTTCGAACCTGCACGACCCTGCAGCCCGGCCGCGTCGATCGCTCGCCCTGCGGAACCGGTAGCTCCGCCAATCTTGCCGCCCTTTACGCAAGAGGCGTCGTCTCGGTCGGCGATATCCGCACGTCGCGTTCGATCATTGGAGGAGAGTTCAAGGCCGAGGTGATCGGCGAAACGCAGGTCGGCGGCCGCAAGGCGATCCTTCCGCGCATCACCGGCCGCGGCTATGTCTACGGCCGCTCGCAACTGCGCCTTTCGGAAAACGATCCATTCGCGGCCGGCTTCGCGCTCTCCGATACATGGGGACCGCAGGTCGACCTGTTGCGGTGA
- a CDS encoding SDR family oxidoreductase, which translates to MDRSLEGQTVLVTGASGGIGAAIVECLAAEGARPIIHFGRDRAGAEALLARIGGRGWIIQADLSTAEGPFELWRGAVDIAGRVNGLVNNAGIRTEVSINASQADWRAVWQREFQINFFAAADLCKNAILHFKANGGGRIVNIASRAGQRGYAADAMPYGATKAALVNLTKSIARSFGGEGVTAVAIAPGWVRTDMAEDFIAAHGKAAAVADIPIGEMAAPSEVAELVAFVLRPSQASLNGATLDVNGGSYIR; encoded by the coding sequence ATGGACAGATCACTTGAAGGACAGACCGTATTGGTCACCGGAGCATCCGGCGGAATAGGCGCCGCGATTGTCGAGTGCCTTGCTGCAGAAGGCGCAAGACCGATCATTCACTTCGGCCGGGACAGGGCGGGAGCAGAAGCCTTGCTGGCGCGCATCGGCGGTCGCGGTTGGATCATCCAGGCCGACCTCTCTACGGCGGAAGGGCCGTTCGAACTCTGGCGAGGGGCGGTCGACATTGCCGGACGTGTGAACGGACTCGTCAACAACGCGGGAATCCGGACGGAAGTGTCCATCAATGCCTCGCAGGCCGATTGGCGAGCGGTGTGGCAGAGGGAGTTTCAGATCAATTTTTTCGCCGCCGCCGACCTTTGCAAGAATGCGATCCTTCATTTTAAGGCAAATGGCGGTGGCCGTATCGTCAACATCGCCAGCCGGGCCGGACAGCGCGGTTACGCAGCCGATGCGATGCCCTATGGGGCGACCAAGGCGGCACTCGTCAATCTGACGAAGTCGATCGCTCGCAGTTTCGGTGGCGAAGGTGTGACCGCGGTTGCGATCGCTCCCGGCTGGGTACGCACGGACATGGCGGAAGATTTTATCGCCGCGCATGGGAAGGCCGCCGCGGTTGCGGATATTCCGATCGGTGAAATGGCCGCGCCGTCGGAAGTGGCTGAACTCGTCGCATTCGTCCTGCGCCCGAGCCAGGCGTCGCTGAACGGGGCGACGCTCGATGTCAACGGTGGAAGCTATATTCGATAA
- a CDS encoding aldehyde dehydrogenase family protein — translation MRRELYIDGRWVKPIKGGTCDVVNPATEEVIQTIAAATAEDVDAAVKAARRAFDKDGWPKLSGARRGQYLRAIASGIRARQADIARLEVLDNGKPFPEADWDTADAAGCFDFYAGLAEQLDNNPEEIITLADDRFASRAVKEPIGVAGAIIPWNYPLLMAAWKVAPALAAGCTVILKPAELTSLTALELAAIADKAGLPPGVLNILTGSGSIAGQAIIDHKGVDKLAFTGSGPVGSKIMAAAARDIKRVSLELGGKSPFVVFEDADIDEAVEWIMFGIFWNQGQVCSATSRVLVQKAIYECLLARLIEETNKIKIGNGLEEGTLLGPLVSKRQYEQVVAAIEGARKAGATVACGGTRPEGFDKGYYLRPTILTDVPLDSDAWVEEIFGPVVCIRPFETEEEAIELANDSRFGLAAAVMSKDEARAERVAAAFRAGIVWINCSQPTFTEAPWGGYKESGIGRELGRWGLENYLETKQITKYVTDKPWGWYIK, via the coding sequence ATGCGAAGAGAACTCTATATCGACGGACGATGGGTGAAGCCAATCAAGGGCGGCACGTGCGACGTCGTCAACCCGGCCACCGAAGAGGTCATACAGACGATCGCCGCAGCGACGGCCGAGGATGTCGATGCCGCTGTGAAGGCCGCTCGCCGTGCCTTCGACAAGGATGGATGGCCGAAGCTCTCCGGTGCCCGACGGGGGCAATATCTCAGGGCTATCGCCAGCGGTATTCGCGCCCGTCAGGCCGACATTGCCCGATTGGAGGTTCTGGATAATGGCAAACCCTTCCCGGAGGCCGACTGGGACACCGCCGATGCGGCAGGATGCTTCGATTTCTATGCCGGCCTTGCCGAGCAGCTCGATAACAATCCGGAGGAAATCATCACGCTCGCCGACGACCGCTTTGCTTCCAGGGCAGTCAAGGAGCCCATCGGCGTCGCGGGTGCGATCATTCCCTGGAACTATCCGCTGTTGATGGCCGCCTGGAAAGTTGCTCCTGCGTTGGCAGCCGGCTGCACGGTCATCCTCAAGCCCGCCGAGCTGACGTCGCTGACCGCATTGGAGCTCGCTGCCATCGCCGATAAGGCCGGGCTACCTCCGGGGGTCCTGAACATCCTTACGGGCTCCGGTTCGATCGCCGGACAGGCCATCATCGACCACAAGGGCGTCGACAAGCTGGCGTTCACAGGCTCGGGCCCCGTGGGCTCCAAGATCATGGCTGCGGCTGCCCGCGACATCAAACGCGTGAGCCTTGAGCTCGGTGGCAAGTCGCCATTCGTCGTGTTCGAAGATGCCGATATCGACGAGGCAGTGGAATGGATCATGTTCGGCATCTTCTGGAACCAGGGCCAGGTTTGCTCGGCAACGTCGCGCGTTCTCGTGCAGAAAGCGATTTACGAATGCCTTCTTGCGCGCCTGATCGAGGAGACGAATAAGATCAAGATCGGAAACGGCCTGGAAGAGGGCACCCTGCTGGGGCCGCTGGTTTCCAAGCGCCAGTACGAGCAGGTCGTTGCCGCGATCGAGGGTGCGCGGAAGGCTGGGGCGACTGTCGCATGCGGCGGAACGCGGCCGGAAGGGTTCGATAAAGGCTATTATCTTCGCCCGACAATATTGACGGATGTTCCGCTCGACAGCGACGCCTGGGTTGAGGAGATATTCGGCCCCGTCGTGTGCATCCGGCCCTTCGAGACCGAAGAGGAAGCGATCGAGCTTGCGAACGATTCCCGTTTCGGCCTGGCTGCCGCCGTCATGTCGAAGGACGAAGCTCGTGCCGAGCGCGTCGCAGCAGCCTTCCGGGCAGGCATCGTCTGGATCAATTGCTCCCAGCCCACCTTCACCGAGGCGCCATGGGGTGGCTACAAGGAATCCGGAATTGGCCGCGAGCTTGGCCGCTGGGGTCTCGAAAATTATCTCGAGACCAAGCAGATCACCAAATATGTCACCGACAAGCCTTGGGGCTGGTACATCAAGTAA